The following proteins come from a genomic window of Populus nigra chromosome 6, ddPopNigr1.1, whole genome shotgun sequence:
- the LOC133695835 gene encoding nuclear pore complex protein NUP54 — protein MFGTPSSTPAFGTPSSTPAFGTPSSTPLFGTPSSTPAFGTPSSTPAFGTPSTPAFASGGFGSSLFSTPFTSQTQQQQQQQQQQTPFFQQPSATGFGFQQQQQQTPFATPLQMTPFPTPQLTTQMAPVAPLPFSLADRDIQAIVDAYKEEPGNPKYAFKYLLLSVTDPQHRVKPAGVSEIMWAEAMAKLEGMDSADRERLWPQLAQGFKDLSNRLKLQDEVIVSDAERLRMTQSNVKMLQRHFQAETLPWIERMRQKEQSLQRRLLRVMRIMEALEGKGCRLPLTKGEAELAEKLVAIIRQLKGSGAEFSRRVHNLLTVSRVQANGIGAGGSLYLPGSTKIHEESLADMQEVLQQQTEAIARLGNVLKRDIRDMEIMMAEDT, from the exons ATGTTCGGTACTCCGTCTTCCACTCCTGCCTTTGGCACGCCGTCTTCCACTCCGGCATTCGGCACCCCCTCTTCTACTCCCTTATTCGGCACCCCATCTTCCACACCAGCATTCGGCACCCCATCTTCCACACCAGCATTCGGCACTCCTTCAACGCCGGCTTTCGCTTCTGGAGGATTCGGCTCTTCTTTGTTCTCTACTCCATTTACTTCTCAAactcaacagcagcagcagcagcagcaacaacaaactCCGTTTTTTCAACAACCTTCTGCTACTGGTTTCGGATTtcagcagcaacagcagcagaCTCCGTTCGCTACGCCACTTCAAATGACACCGTTCCCTACTCCTCAATTGACTACTCAGATGGCTCCGGTTGCtcctcttcctttctctctcgCCGATCGCGACATTCAG GCAATTGTGGATGCTTACAAGGAGGAGCCTGGGAACCCTAAATATGCATTCAAG TATTTGCTGTTAAGTGTAACTGATCCACAGCATAGAGTGAAGCCTGCTGGTGTATCAGAA ATCATGTGGGCGGAGGCTATGGCAAAGCTAGAGGGTATGGACAGTGCAGATAGAGAACGCCTCTGGCCTCAGCTTGCTCAAGGTTTCAAAGATCTTTCTAACCGCCTGAAG CTCCAAGATGAAGTAATTGTTTCAGATGCAGAGAGATTGCGAATGACCCAAAGCAATGTAAAAATG CTTCAAAGGCATTTTCAAGCTGAGACTCTTCCATGGATTGAAAGAATGAGACAAAAAGAGCAAAGTCTTCAAAGGCGTCTTTTAAGG GTGATGAGAATAATGGAGGCATTGGAGGGCAAGGGTTGCCGATTGCCCTTAACAAAAGGGGAAGCTGAATTGGCTGAGAAGTTAGTTGCGATAATCAGGCAG CTAAAAGGATCTGGAGCAGAATTTTCAAGGAGAGTTCATAACCTACTCACTGTATCTCGTGTTCAAGCGAATGGAATTGGTGCCGGCGGTTCTCTTTATCTTCCAGGATCAACCAAAATACATGAAGAGAGTCTTGCTGATATGCAGGAG GTTTTACAACAGCAGACTGAAGCTATTGCAAGGCTTGGCAATGTGTTGAAGCGGGATATTAGGGACATGGAAATTATGATGGCTGAGGACACATAA
- the LOC133696547 gene encoding F-box/kelch-repeat protein At1g67480-like, with protein sequence MSGFTSKKRFLDTSMSFSTLITHENHQVYSKSNLLLASRVADDIDSSILPGLPDDVAKHCLALVPRRYLPAMGAVCKKWRSFLKTKEFITVRKLAGLLEEWFFVLTMDSKGKESHWVVLDCLGHKRQLLPPMPGSTKAGFGVVVLNGKLLVMAGYSVIEGTGTASADVYEYDCYLNSWSKLSSMNVARYDFACAEVNGKVYAAGGYGTDRDSLSSVEMYDPETGRWTLIESLRRPRWGCFACGFEGKLYVMGGRSTFTIGNSRLVEVYNPEKHTWCEMKNGRVMVTAHAVLGKKLFCMEWKNQRKLSIFNPEDNSWETVPVPLAGNSIINFRFGILDGKLLLFSLEKEPGYRTLLYDPNASPGSEWCTSEIKPSARCLCCVTIKA encoded by the exons ATGTCTGGTTTTACGAGTAAGAAGAGATTCTTAGACACAAGCATGTCTTTCTCCACTTTGATCACACATGAAAATCATCAAGTGTATTCAAAAAGCAACCTTCTACTAGCTTCGCGGGTTGCTGATGATATTGATAGCTCCATTCTACCTGGATTGCCTGATGATGTGGCAAAGCATTGCCTTGCACTTGTTCCTCGCCGCTACCTCCCAGCTATGGGTGCTGTTTGCAAGAAATGGAGGTCGTTTCTTAAAACCAAAGAGTTCATCACTGTGCGAAAATTAGCTGGCTTGCTTGAAGAATGGTTTTTTGTATTAACTATGGAttctaaaggaaaagaaagccaCTGGGTGGTTTTGGATTGTTTGGGACACAAACGTCAGCTTCTTCCACCCATGCCTGGTTCTACAAAGGCTGGGTTTGGGGTAGTTGTTCTAAATGGAAAGCTTCTTGTCATGGCTGGCTATTCAGTGATTGAAGGGACTGGCACTGCCTCAGCAGATGTTTACGAATATGATTGTTACCTCAACAG TTGGAGCAAATTGTCAAGCATGAATGTTGCTCGGTATGATTTTGCCTGTGCAGAGGTTAATGGCAAGGTTTATGCTGCTGGGGGGTATGGAACGGATAGAGATAGTCTCTCCAGTGTTGAGATGTATGATCCTGAGACTGGCAGATGGACCCTGATAGAAAGTCTTCGCCGCCCGAGATGGGGTTGCTTTGCCTGTGGCTTTGAGGGAAAGCTTTATGTCATGGGAGGAAGGTCAACCTTCACTATAGGCAATTCAAGGTTAGTGGAGGTGTACAATCCAGAGAAGCACACCTGGTGTGAGATGAAGAATGGTCGTGTGATGGTTACTGCCCATGCTGTTCTGGGAAAGAAGCTCTTCTGTATGGAGTGGAAGAACCAGCGGAAATTATCAATATTCAATCCAGAGGACAATTCATGGGAAACGGTACCAGTTCCGTTGGCTGGGAACTCAATCATTAATTTCCGGTTTGGAATCCTTGATGGAAAACTTCTATTATTCTCGCTGGAGAAGGAGCCAGGTTATCGTACTCTTTTGTACGATCCTAATGCTTCTCCAGGTTCCGAATGGTGCACTTCTGAGATAAAGCCATCCGCACGCTGCTTGTGCTGTGTGACCATTAAGGCGTGA
- the LOC133697625 gene encoding mannosyl-oligosaccharide glucosidase GCS1 — MTPGSSRRNARSRTSSSTEPNDGGDNFFGNTKPRRRDRNKNQNSIRILNVDIKIMLGISVLAFFVIFLLINNIIIKPAGKALRPRVITPFPSPKLMDLPQFQGEHRESLYWGTYRPHVYFGIRARTPRSLVAGLMWVGMKDGMYHMRHVCQDSDELSTYGWTQHNGRDFGHQVLVDQGLKLATSFLKSKSEGSGYGGDWAVQIDVQTDKSEWDNEMLRHGHLFFYLADESGHFLNLAGDTFDIDKNSLLASGSRSDIGDWQLHLESKDVLELHYSGFRTPHIHNLSDLVQHNLGAQVRKFGQLLLSDSSEDSPNILVFQISASIPFKADIVFVSGTKVKTSKVEERVRRLTGAPLTSLLQDRQTEFDIKFERCFNVADKLEPESTIVGKAAIANMLGGIGYFYGQSKISFPENSNLRGHDNFISYWPAELYTAVPSRPFFPRGFLWDEGFHQLLIWRWDIHICLDIIGHWLDLMNIDGWIPREQILGSEALSKVPEEFVVQYPSNGNPPTLFLVIRDLLDGMEKNKFTATERNGITSFLERAFVRLEAWFQWYNTTQKGKEMGSYYWHGRDNKVTRELNPKTLSSGLDDYPRASHPSDEERHLDLRCWMLLAANCMQSITQLFKKDNKPEKEYGSTAKLLSDFDMLNQMHLDPLVGAYFDFGNHTEKVRLSWKETRVGTRELVRDVLERPVSRLVPHIGYVSLFPFMGKIIPSDSWILEKQLDLISNSTIFWTDYGLRSLSKTSSMYMKRNTEHDPPYWRGPIWMNMNYMILSALYHYSKENGPYSDRARVIYDDLRGNLIRNVVRNYHQTGFLWEQYDQKKGKGKGARLFTGWTSLVLLIMAEAYT; from the exons atGACTCCAGGCAGTAGCCGGAGGAATGCGCGAAGCAGAACGTCGTCCTCCACCGAACCAAACGACGGAGGCGAcaatttttttggaaacacgAAACCTAGACGGAGagatagaaataaaaaccaGAATTCAATTCGGATTTTGAACGTTGACATCAAAATCATGCTAGGAATTAGCGTATTGGCTTTcttcgtaatttttttgttgattaataatattattataaagcCTGCTGGAAAAGCACTAAGACCTAGGGTTATCACTCCATTTCCTTCTCCTAAACTCATGGACCTTCCTCAA TTTCAAGGAGAGCACAGAGAGAGCTTATATTGGGGAACTTATCGTCCTCATGTTTATTTTGGAATTCGCGCAAG GACTCCTCGGTCTTTGGTAGCTGGATTGATGTGGGTTGGTATGAAGGATGGGATGTATCATATGCGACATGTGTGTCAAGACTCTGATGAGCTTAGCACGTATGGCTGGACGCAGCATAATGGTCGTGATTTTGGACATCAGGTGTTGGTTGATCAGGGATTGAAGTTAGCTACGAGTTTCTTGAAATCCAAGAGTGAAGGAAGTGGATATGGAGGTGATTGGGCCGTTCAAATTGATGTGCAAACTGATAA ATCCGAGTGGGATAATGAAATGCTGAGACATGGGCATTTGTTCTTCTATTTGGCTGATGAAAGTGGACATTTTCTAAATTTGGCAGGAGATACCTTTGACATCGATAAGAATTCTCTTTTAGCATCAGGTTCACGATCTGATATTGGGGATTGGCAGCTACATTTGGAATCCAAG gaTGTTTTGGAGCTCCACTATTCTGGTTTCAGGACACCTCATATTCACAATTTATCTGATCTTGTCCAGCACAATCTCGGAGCCCAA GTAAGAAAGTTTGGCCAACTGCTTCTATCTGACTCGTCTGAAGATTCTCCGAACATTCTAGTTTTTCAG ATTTCTGCAAGTATTCCTTTCAAAGCAGATATTGTTTTTGTATCTGGAACCAAAGTGAAAACTTCAAAAGTAGAAGAACGTGTGCGCAGGCTTACAG GTGCCCCGCTGACAAGTTTATTACAAGATAGGCAAACAgagtttgatatcaaatttgAGCGCTGCTTTAATGTTGCTGACAAG CTTGAACCTGAATCCACAATTGTTGGTAAGGCTGCTATTGCTAATATGTTGGGGGGCATTGGCTACTTTTATGGTCAGTCAAAGATTTCATTCCCTGAAAATTCTAAT CTTAGAGgacatgataattttatttcatactGGCCAGCTGAGCTGTATACAGCTGTTCCAAGCCGACCATTCTTTCCAAGGGGATTTTTATGGGATGAAGGTTTTCATCAACTGTTGATCTG GCGATGGGATATCCATATTTGTTTGGATATTATTGGTCACTGGTTAGATTTAATGAACATAGATGGATGGATTCCACGTGAGCAGATTTTGGGTTCTGAAGCTCTAAG TAAGGTTCCAGAGGAATTTGTTGTTCAGTATCCATCTAATGGAAATCCCCCCACCCTATTTTTGGTTATTCGTG ATCTACTTGATGGGATGGAGAAAAATAAGTTCACTGCCACTGAAAGAAATGGGATCACTTCCTTCCTTGAACGGGCTTTTGTTCGCTTGGAAGCTTGGTTCCAGTGGTACAACACAACGCAGAAAG GGAAAGAGATGGGCAGCTATTATTGGCATGGGAGAGACAACAAAGTAACTCGGGAACTAAACCCGAAG ACACTTTCCTCTGGGCTGGATGATTATCCTCGTGCTTCACACCCAAGTGACGAAGAACGACACTTGGATCTTAGGTGTTGGATGCTTCTCGCCGCAAATTGCATGCAGTCCATTACTCAGTTGTTTAAGAAGGATAATAAGCCTGAAAAG GAATATGGTTCAACAGCTAAGCTACTTTCAGATTTTGACATGCTGAATCAG ATGCACCTTGATCCTTTGGTTGGAgcttattttgattttgggAATCATACAGAAAAG GTTCGTTTAAGTTGGAAAGAGACAAGGGTGGGAACTCGAGAGCTTGTTCGTGATGTACTAGAAAGGCCAGTATCAAGACTTGTCCCTCATATTGGTTATGTCAGCCTTTTTCCATTCATGGGGAAAATTATTCCATCT GATTCGTGGATTCTGGAAAAACAGCTTGACCTCATTTCAAACAGTACCATTTTCTGGACAGACTATGGACTCCGTTCTCTTTCCAAAACAAG TTCCATGTACATGAAGCGCAACACAGAGCATGACCCACCTTACTGGAGAGGCCCAATTTGGATGAACATGAATTACATGATTCTATCTGCACTCTACCACTATTCCAAAG AGAATGGACCGTATAGTGACAGAGCCAGAGTAATCTATGATGACTTGCGGGGTAATTTGATTAG GAATGTGGTTCGCAACTATCACCAAACTGGGTTTTTGTGGGAACAGTATGACCAGAAGAAGGGTAAAGGAAAGGGTGCACGCCTGTTTACTGGCTGGACATCACTTGTCCTCCTAATCATGGCAGAAGCTTATACCTaa
- the LOC133695948 gene encoding uncharacterized protein At3g27210-like — MGNCASVRKKTGPAMKFSCPIDSRGNCIHIESPVKGSSKVYGDHSMTEKLNSKPQSLSPTPCQASFHDMGNQEDMFFDSHPWIESDCEDYLSVDGDFTPSRGTTPIHQGSYIETPPREESLCIITSARSIAEPSPADMKKQLIELFRENIISDLANNNQSFQDKVNGNPIAAYLSPKCTSRSPYQSAESSVRSSETTPHRDSKSGKEKPTHSAHCCLPNVVRSLSFTERKRRLSHAYGGGQ; from the exons ATGGGCAATTGTGCTTCAGTTCGTAAGAAAACCGGCCCTGCTATGAAATTCAGTTGCCCCATTGATTCTCGAGGAAACTGTATCCATATTGAATCACCAGTGAAGGGCAGCAGCAAAGTATACGGTGATCACTCCATGACTGAAAAACTCAATTCCAAGCCCCAGTCCTTGTCTCCAACGCCTTGTCAAGCCAGTTTTCATGACATGG GTAACCAAGAGGATATGTTTTTTGATTCTCATCCCTGGATAGAGTCTGATTGTGAAGATTACCTCAGTGTTGATGGTG ATTTTACTCCATCACGTGGCACTACTCCTATTCACCAAGGCAGCTATATAGAAACCCCTCCACGTGAAGAATCTCTCTGTATTATCACTTCAGCCAGGTCAATAGCTGAACCTTCTCCAGCTGATATGAAGAAGCAACTAATCGAGCTCTTTCGAGAGAACATCATTAGCGATCTGGCTAATAACAACCAAAGTTTCCAAGACAAAGTCAATGGCAATCCTATAGCTGCTTACCTCTCTCCGAAATGTACAAGTAGAAGTCCATATCAGTCTGCAGAAAGCTCTGTCCGCAGCAGTGAAACAACTCCACACAGAGATTCCAAATCTGGGAAAGAGAAACCAACTCATTCTGCACACTGCTGCCTTCCAAATGTTGTGCGGAGCCTGAGCTTCACTGAGAGGAAGAGGAGGCTGAGCCATGCCTATGGTGGTGGACAGTAA
- the LOC133696361 gene encoding uncharacterized protein LOC133696361 — MSALFNFHSFLTVVLLGICTCTFVKMHFPAILEQRNGFRGFFWKAARIGERLSPWVAVGCFTMGVSIIFF; from the exons ATg tcTGCACTGTTCAATTTCCATTCGTTTCTGACAGTGGTGCTGTTGGGGATTTGTACATGCACATTTGTGAAGATGCACTTTCCAGCAATCCTTGAACAGAGAAATGG ATTTCGTGGTTTCTTTTGGAAGGCAGCTAGAATAG GTGAACGTTTGAGCCCCTGGGTTGCTGTAGGATGCTTCACGATGGGCGTGTCGATAATCTTTTTCTGA